The proteins below come from a single Micromonas commoda chromosome 8, complete sequence genomic window:
- a CDS encoding predicted protein produces MRALAHPAWFRPTPRRGAGRGRADPPPSTRAPPRPTQRRGASGGGFFGDLDVLPAPSPSAPPPTPSSSSSSPPPLHVIDRPPPGVHDYYPPPPVPPDEAASPFGSLQPRHGAAHTHASTHARRARTIRVVLARPIDEHISIAPRFPPAPHCAIQELADPEDEPSSAIGAVVTDALPFPGLAGGLVRPGDVLVRLEDPRKAPSDVDVTGASFDFIEKVVSARTPRGAVTATFARWEEDEGGVGEFLATRY; encoded by the exons atgcgcgcgctcgcgcatcCCGCGTGGTTCCGaccgaccccgcgccgcggcgccggaagggggcgcgccgacccgccgccttcgacccgcgcgccgccccgcccgacccagcggcgcggcgcgagcggcggggggttCTTCGGTGACCTGGACGTGCTCCCCGcaccgtcgccctccgccccgccgccgacgccgtcgtcgtcgtcgtcgtcgccgccgccgctgcacGTCATCGATAGGCCCCCGCCGGGCGTTCACGACTActacccgccgccgcccgtgccccccgacgaggcggcgagcccCTTTGGAAGTCTTCAACCGAgacacggcgccgcgcacacgcacgcgtcgacgcacgcgcggcgagcgcgcacgaTACGAGTCGTCCTTGCGAGGCCCATCGATGAGCACATCTCCATCGCGCCCAGgttcccgcccgcgccgcactGCGCTATCCAGGAGCTTGCG GACCCAGAGGACGAGCCCAGCTCCGCGATCGGTGCGGTGGTGACCGACGCGCTTCCCTTCCccggcctcgcgggcgggttGGTGCGCCCCGGAGACGTCCTCGTGCGGCTCGAAGACCCGCGCAAGGCGCCcagcgacgtggacgtgacgGGGGCGAGTTTCGACTTTATCGAAAAGGTcgtctcggcgaggacgccgcgcggggcggtgacggcgacgttcgcgaggtgggaggaggacgagggggGGGTGGGGGAGTTTCTGGCGACGAGGTACTGA
- a CDS encoding predicted protein: MAASDRTRGRGWSRSRSWSRSWSRSRSRSRSPRDRAARRSRSRSRDGSRSRSRRRRHDSSSSSSDGEDDRGGGRRHDSPSSSPSRSRSRSRERAGADDAEERRRKTERKERKAAKKAEKKRRKREKKERRRERKETKRAAKKKRSRDASNDASDPDDGGDANDAPHDDDAGKPKRRPKGGGLQMRSAEIVAREKAEREAAEARAAAERARAAADADAEAARIAEREKLKAEEAMRAANVDMDHEPVPGFGAAMTLEQYRAMAAGKAYMKGTLHATPKEEKAEMDDKAKKGFWPCQSYKCTKSGSNHMNPKYADKCTRCGAMKPLGAGSEVFHHGMSEKTYLQNQSKYR; the protein is encoded by the coding sequence atggccgcgagcgacaggacccgcggccgcggttGGAGCCGGAGCCGCAGTTGGAGCCGCAGTTGGAGCAGGAGTCGCAGTAGGAGCAGGAGCCCGAGGGAccgagcggcgcggaggagcaggAGCCGGTCGCGCGATGGGTCGAGGAGCAGatcccggcgacgtcggcacgattcttcgtcgtcatcctcggacggcgaggatgaccgcggcggcggtcggcgccacgactccccgtcctcgtctcCGTCCAGGTCACGCTCGCGATCCCGGgaacgcgccggggcggacgacgcggaggaacgTCGCAGGAAGACCGAGAGGAAGGAGAGGAaagccgccaagaaggctgaGAAGAAGCGGCGGAAGcgcgagaagaaggagcggcggcgcgagcgcaaGGAGACGAAGCgcgccgccaagaagaagcGAAGCCGCGACGCATCcaacgacgcgtccgaccccgacgacggcggcgatgcgaacgacgcgccgcacgacgacgacgccggaaAACCCAAGCGGCGTCCGAAGGGTGGCGGCCTGCAGATGCGATCCGCggagatcgtcgcgcgtgAAAAGGCTGAGAGAGAAGCGGCGGAGGCCCGGGcagccgccgaacgcgcgcgcgccgccgccgacgccgacgccgaggccgcgcgcatcgccgagagggagaagctcaaggctgaggaggcgatgcgcgcggcgaacgtggACATGGACCACGAGCCTGTGCCCGGGTTTGGAGCCGCGATGACGCTGGAGCAGTATCGCGCCATGGCCGCGGGCAAGGCGTACATGAAGGGCACGCTGCACGCCACGCCCAAGGAGGAAaaggcggagatggacgacaaggccaagaaggGTTTCTGGCCGTGCCAATCGTACAAGTGCACGAAGAGCGGGAGCAATCACATGAATCCGAAATACGCGGATAAGTGCACGCGATGCGGAGCGATGAAACCGttgggcgcgggctcggagGTGTTCCACCACGGCATGAGCGAGAAGACGTACCTGCAGAACCAGTCCAAGTACAGGTGA
- a CDS encoding predicted protein gives MPTASAIAPHRRPLLPSFTSRASRVGRGRVRGAAGPRCYGQPGERNDRGTHRLSIQSMGSADRLEVMRAKPLFTIGLFADAQYADKDDHERPSEPGRVKRFRASADRLAQALADFRSKGEQMACVVNLGDLIDGYNDDDVAALVPTRHGPVPAHLADKSRADLAVMRSVIQRGVGAATPVYHCVGNHDCNLPREEVCAFLGNPASAAYFGVKLPRGWRLLVLDTTEVNPRYEQPGSEAQAYGEAYVRNAKSSETGADENSVKPWGGGLGPKQFEWLQKELELATERHEKVIVASHCALCRTAARPGMSAWDADAISATLERFECVKVCVAGHDHPGGYGRTLVPDRDDAYLTFGRVHYVTLEAMLEAPEGGTSYAVMEVYDHEINVAGVGSCTSRRLRTSKRGVFTGVASFGDRMGDVVDEINSNNDGPIDRSRGGDAPGGSTGGDGELIAWINRNRGKMGPDVEIV, from the coding sequence ATGcccacggcgagcgcgatcgcgccgcacCGCCGTCCGCTCCTCCCGTCGttcacgtcgcgcgcgtctcgcgtcgggcgtggTCGCGTCCGAGGAGCTGCGGGACCCCGTTGCTACGGCCAACCGGGCGAGCGAAACGATCGCGGAACGCACAGGCTGTCCATCCAGTCGATGGGCAGCGCCGATCGGTTGGAGGTGATGCGCGCCAAGCCGCTGTTCACGATCGggctcttcgccgacgcgcagTACGCGGACAAGGACGACCACGAGCGCCCGTCTGAGCCCGGGCGCGTCAAGCGcttccgcgcgtccgccgaccgactcgcgcaggcgctggcCGACTTTCGAAGCAAGGGCGAACAGATGGCGTGCGTGGTGAACCTCGGCGATCTCATCGACGGAtacaacgacgacgacgtcgccgcgctcgttccCACGCGACACGGGCCGGTCccggcgcacctcgcggatAAATCCCGCGCCGACCTGGCGGTGATGCGCTCCGTCAtccaacgcggcgtcggcgccgccacccccgtGTACCACTGCGTGGGTAACCACGACTGCAACCTGCCCAGGGAGGAGGTGTGCGCGTTTTTGGGAAATCCCGCATCAGCCGCCTACTTCGGCGTCAAGCTACCCCGGGGGTGGAGGCTGCTGGTGCTGGACACCACGGAGGTTAACCCGAGGTACGAGCAGCCGGGGTCGGAGGCGCAGGCGTACGGCGAGGCGTACGTGCGAAACGCCAAGTCGAGCGAGACGGGGGCCGACGAAAACAGCGTCAAGCcgtggggcggcggcttgggTCCGAAACAGTTCGAGTGGCTCCAAAaagagctcgagctcgcgacggaacGACACGAGAAGGTGATCGTGGCGTCGCACTGCGCGCTGTgtcgcacggcggcgaggccggggaTGTCCGCctgggacgcggacgccatctccgcgacgctcgagcgcTTCGAGTGCGTCAAAGTTTGCGTCGCGGGACACGACCACCCGGGGGGGTACGGCCGGACGCTGGTGCCGGACAGGGACGATGCATATCTCACGTTCGGGCGCGTGCACTACGtgacgctcgaggcgatgctCGAGGCGCCGGAGGGTGGGACGAGTTACGCGGTGATGGAGGTGTACGATCACGAGATCAACGTGGCGGGCGTCGGGTCTtgcacgtcgcggcggctgaggaCGAGTAAGCGGGGGGTGTTCACGGGGGTGGCGAGTTTCGGGGATCGGATGGGGGATGTGGTGGACGAGATCAACAGCAACAACGACGGGCCGATCGATCGATCGCGAGGGGGTGATGCACCGGGTGGGtcgacgggcggggacggggagtTGATCGCGTGGATCAACAGGAACAGGGGCAAGATGGGGCCCGACGTCGAGATCGTCTGA
- a CDS encoding predicted protein, translating to MSKAKRKRPEDDVGVGTRASTRNRGGTAGGASATRPDGGADGGANFHAGGVEKTNSTAGASARSRNRGGARAPAPEPKGRKQRERTWRDLSQNALYDIVRRLDGPRAAKTKRRDLIARLETCVAELVACANKLIQVAARIEEHLAHAASTNPSFRIERDALREGMARLEALAREHVRRHARDDPRTLSSDKIVRAKINARLVAASLPILAAFLRDSVCEACPRATIAACDAFEALRVEVQLRTSVRVYREMPALRKTLYDGSVTKELAAELVTRVFGEIEKPNDDGDGRREGAEASEAAARRGERRSGDEGNEDDEGGGWVDGSSRIAPPPFVVNALFSACAASGSSVCFANQTLWTMARPRGGEDEGESSEAARTWAALWGETGDVAPAEGSGRGGGRRRSTRAGTGTGPPEAATAGRRRSARIAARPTSRAAAAPESLFHGNGTSPGNIPGNIPGNDGRFRAHQPPARRNAVNLSHDLGRGGLAFSRRYPEALGPSAAPWTLVNVHGDEEETQNTSDGDPHSDAETYVSDVEFSVGSREGEYPQYVNDEDVSDDNRSDGPFRSTALPSALEVQRQQRARLHEHRVAHGLAPMEHDLTPPDVAVRDPNHSRRPFGGFGRDHRPSQPVGLSWDSELSRLFGDYERITIIPPANGEGAPSEGARPPTRRGRRTDAEPSSLGRGRRGSIRIEDESIPESNPESIPLAAVAKAEAMRTSVQLLARLVKYELFRRDPIPSASMGPKAGARSKAGEGSGSGSPGSGSPGSGSPGSGSPGSGSGSSPAQNLQPLGGRSPLVPTFSSSGLKMLEFLPKSRDDPANGAEFTVLDLVRPHLARDGRAAVLLACGCELFAARDALRMCPFEACAGVYACAAARVLGEVCGEWHARGPPRRNAADGWIAVTKLAETLAQSCVPAGRGGRRSGSAFGQPPPALGALGHPPVPNAGGRVGFNNPNNPVSPNLAEPGRDGAAASTSAAGFLAGIAGPTGENLGRALPALMSALVTSRPPQRVVNSLAESTNLLARAVTHPPPPQFGSDVFVKHRRGARAGLCAHAEEPSSLADDVGRAMRASAVDAIRRSLGDVENWARDGVVAHLKRPAASGRAVADDCSAVARLVCAASTVTEIDATRVSAARMAFAKHAAAARPEMRTLANAIKAGVSGRELDAQCGDLIRSVRRVVSIWPGMGDPSAFEPLPDTVVALPDDAVVVGDRWVRPSGGSSPNADLCGLTPAARAMLATLEAIEAAVDAVVASAWLSSADARRGLGRGSYGPDGVFDGGGFNDDDATARAENDALKNAFSAGAVGAPFKTLVAAAGAVDAAAGILRGDAMNFCADDKRVDELDAPVAPKAPEYADVAREMSLLVERFAPTLSRLVNADPTAVTPGSPLAFLAERHPHRLPFAAKFKLLQREIRASLVGANASLFHRSFDLEVSRSDPAGGFYDIVDRIRARIAAQRRRSVTHRPVSHRSGGGLGLMRAGPGPGPGVDSDSLDRRIDRQIAAATEFRGRFNAATRVHARGQFPAEVPWVDFVDSPPPAVSNHPNRYSAAFPTNSTDALRGVVVNASFRGELGNGPGVVREAFQLAATALLCDEDRALFRPWPGGVGGGLEESGGEENGQRNACVWYHVDPTCAVGESPLTWRFVGRFIGLCITSGCHVRMPLVPWLWDQLLHGADGGLARSKDGYVPGFVDPTDRFVGEKLGEVANRVGGVVARSGVEGAEGAEGAEGAEGTKLPAISRIKAAKERLERRGGTTDARWLRTDDSTRTDENLGEFELEFELEEGEEEDRATYLRALERVLSIAPGPHGDAAALRWLDLMAEVEPEFHRSLLDLLRYPIASERNAWAVNMLTFTRDASTAGDGGENPEGEEPTFRTVELIPGGAGVEVTDANKARYVAALVRHRATRSRGASTLRAVRLMREGLDDVVPLRALRAFSSHDLRRLVCGVDELCPRAWRAATSHTDFGAWSASASVQGGVVGNGPNGGASGGPGGEPAIVGWFWRCVERLCAERRRALLQFWTGASALGPTGFAGCEFRLTLARHLRPESLPESQTCSRTIKLAEYRSFEQMRSKLMMALDFGAAGFAFA from the coding sequence atGTCGAAGGCGAAGCGGAAACGcccggaggacgacgtgggTGTCGgtacgcgcgcgtcgacccgaaaccgcggcggcaccgcgggaggcgcgtccgccacgcgCCCCGACGGAGGAGCGGATGGCGGAGCAAACTTCCACGCGGGAGGCGTCGAAAAAACAAACAGCACGgcgggcgcctccgcgcgctcgcggaaccgcgggggggcgcgcgcgccggcgcccgagccTAAGGGCCGCaagcagcgcgagcgaacGTGGCGCGACCTCTCCCAGAACGCCCTCTACGACATCGTCCGCCGTCTGGATGGCCCGAGGGCTGCGAAGACGAAGAGGCGGGATCTcatcgcgaggctcgagacgtgcgtcgccgagctggtCGCGTGCGCCAATAAATTGATCCAAGTCGCGGCCCGGATCGAGGAacacctcgcgcacgcggcgtccacgaaTCCGTCGTTCcgcatcgagcgcgacgccctgcgcgaggggatggcgcggctcgaggcgttggcgcgcgAGCACGTACgtcgacacgcgcgcgacgatccccGGACGCTGTCATCCGATAAGATTGTTCGAGCGAAGATCAACGCgcgactcgtcgccgcgtctctccccatcctcgcggcgttcctcAGGGACAGCGTGTGCGAGGCgtgcccccgcgcgacgatcgccgcgtgcgacgcgttcgaggcgctTCGCGTCGAGGTTCAGCTCCGGACCAGCGTGAGGGTGTACCGCGAGATGCCCGCGCTGAGAAAGACGCTTTACGACGGCTCGGTGACGAaagagctcgccgcggagctcgtgaCGCGGGTCTTTGGCGAGATCGAGAagccgaacgacgacggcgacgggaggagggagggggcggaggcgtcggaagcggccgcgcgacgaggggaacgaaggagcggcgacgaagggaacgaagacgacgaaggGGGCGGGTGGGTCGACGGTTCCTCGcggatcgcgccgccgccctttgTCGTCAACGCGCTCTtctccgcgtgcgccgcctcgggctcgtccgtGTGCTTCGCCAACCAGACGCTGTGGACGatggcgcgcccgcgggggggcgaggacgagggggagagctcggaggcggcgaggacgtgggCGGCGCTGTGGGGGGAgacgggcgacgtcgcccccgccgaagGCTCGGGAAGGGGGGGGGGAAGGAGACGAAGCACCCGGGCTGGGACCGGGACCGGACCCCCGGAGGCTGCCaccgccggccgccgccgcagcgcccgcatcgcggcgcgtcccacctcccgagccgccgccgcgccggagagcCTTTTCCACGGAAACGGAACATCCCCCGGAAACATCCCCGGAAACATCCCCGGGAACGATGGGCGCTTTCGCGCGCACCagccccccgcgcgtcgcaaCGCGGTCAACTTGTCGCACgacctcggccgcggcggcttggcTTTCTCGAGGCGATaccccgaggcgctcggcccgtccgccgcgccctggACCCTCGTCaacgtccacggcgacgaggaggaaacGCAGAACACGTCGGACGGGGATCCGCAcagcgacgcggagacgtACGTCTCGGACGTGGAGTTCAGCGTGGGGTCGAGGGAAGGCGAATACCCTCAATACGtcaacgacgaggacgtcagCGACGATAACCGCAGCGACGGCCCTTTCCGCTCGACCGCGCTCCCCAGCGCCCTCGAAGTTCAACGACAACAACGGGCACGCCTCCACGAACACCGTGTCGCGCACGGACTCGCCCCGATGGAACACGACCTGACGCcgcccgacgtcgcggtgagAGACCCGAAccactcgcggcggccgtttGGGGGTTTTGGACGCGACCACCGTCCGTCGCAGCCGGTGGGGCTGTCGTGGGACAGCGAGCTGAGCAGACTTTTCGGCGATTACGAGCGGATAACGATTATACCGCCGGCGAAcggggagggcgcgccgagcgagggcgcgaggccgccgacgaggcgggggaggcgaaCGGACGCGGAGCCCTCCTCGTTgggtcgaggtcgtcgcgggtCGATTCGAATCGAGGACGAGTCGATCCCCGAGTCGAACCCCGAGTCGATCCCGCTCGCGGCtgtcgccaaggctgaggcgaTGCGAACCTCGGTGCAGCTGCTCGCGAGGCTGGTCAAGTACGAGCTCTTCAGGCGGGACCCCATcccgagcgcctcgatggGGCCaaaggcgggcgcgcgctcaAAGGCGGGTGAGGGTTCGGGGTCGGGGTCCCCGGGGTCGGGGTCCCCGGGGTCGGGGTCCCCAGGGTCGGGGTCCCCagggtcggggtcggggtcgtcACCCGCTCAAAACCTTCAGCCGCTCGGCGGCCGGTCGCCGCTGGTGCCCACGTTCAGCTCGAGCGGGCTGAAGATGCTCGAGTTTCTTCCCAAATctcgcgacgatcccgcgaACGGGGCCGAGTTCACCGTGCTGGACCTCGTGAGGCCGCACCTggcccgcgacggccgcgccgcggtgctgcTCGCGTGCGGTTGCgagctcttcgccgcgagggacgcgcttCGCATGTGCCCTTTCGAGGCTTGCGCCGGGGTgtacgcgtgcgccgcggcgagggtgctCGGAGAGGTTTGCGGCGAGTGGCACGCGAGAGGTCCGCCCAGACGCAACGCCGCGGATGGCTGGATCGCCGTGaccaagctcgcggagacGCTCGCGCAGTCGTGCGTGCCCGCCGGAAGGGGGGGCAGAAGGTCCGGGTCCGCGTTTGGCCAGCCCCCGCCAGCCCTCGGAGCCCTCGGCCACCCGCCCGTCCCAAACGCGGGTGGGAGGGTTGGGTTTAACAACCCTAATAACCCTGTTTCTCCTAACCTGGCTGAGCCcgggcgggacggcgcggcggcgtccacgtccgcggcgggtttTCTCGCGGGTATCGCGGGACCGACGGGTGAAAACCTCGGGAGGGCGCTGCCGGCGCTGATGTCCGCGCTCGTGacgtcccgcccgccgcaGAGGGTGGTCAACTCGCTCGCCGAGTCGACGAACCTCCTGGCGCGCGCCGtgacgcatccgccgccgccccaatTCGGTTCCGACGTCTTTGTcaaacaccgccgcggcgcgcgggcggggttgTGTGCACACGCCGAAGAGCCGagctcgctcgcggacgacgtcggtcGCGCCATgcgggcgtccgcggtggacgccatTCGCCGTTCACTCGGGGACGTGGAGAATTGGGCACGCGACGGGGTGGTGGCGCATCTCAAACGTCCGgccgcgtcgggtcgcgccgtcgcggacgactgctcggcggtggcgaggctggtgtgcgccgcgtcgacggttACCGAGATTGACGCCACCCgagtctccgccgcgcgcatggcGTTCGCCAAgcacgcggccgccgcgcggccggaGATGCGAACGCTGGCGAACGCGATCAAGGCTGGCGTCTCCGGACGCGAGTTGGACGCGCAGTGCGGGGATTTGATTCGGTCCGTGCGACGCGTGGTGTCCATCTGGCCGGGGATGGGGGACCCGAGCGCGTTTGAACCCCTTCCGGataccgtcgtcgcccttccggacgacgccgtcgtcgtcggcgaccggTGGGTGCGTCCGTCCGGTGGGTCGTCGCCGAATGCGGACCTGTGCGGGctcacgccggcggcgcgggcgatgctAGCGACGTTGGAGGCtatcgaggcggcggttgacgcggtggtggcgtccgcgtggctctcctccgccgacgcccgccgggGGCTCGGCCGGGGATCCTACGGGCCCGACGGCGTGttcgacgggggcgggttcaacgacgacgacgcgacggctcgCGCCGAGAACGACGCGCTTAAGaacgccttctccgccggcgccgtcggggcgcCGTTCAagacgctcgtcgccgccgccggcgccgtcgacgccgccgccgggattctccgcggcgacgcgatgaacTTTTGCGCAGACGACAAACGCGTGGACGAactcgacgcgcccgtcgcgccgaagGCGCCCGAgtacgcggacgtcgcgcgcgagatgtCGCTGCTGGTCGAGCGGTTTGCGCCCACGCTCTCCCGGCTGGTCAACGCGGACCCCACCGCCGTGACACCcggctcgccgctcgccttcctcgcggagCGCCACCCCCACCGATTGCCTTTCGCGGCCAAGTTTAAGCTGCTGCAGCGGGAGATTCGCGcctcgctcgtcggcgcgaatgCTTCGCTGTTCCACCGGTCGTTTGACCTGGAGGTTTCGCGGTCGGATCCGGCTGGCGGATTTTACGACATCGTCGACAGGATACGGGCTCGCATCGCggcgcagcgccgccgctcggtgactcaccgcccggtgagtcaccgctcGGGAGGCGGGCTCGGTCTCATGCGCGCGGGGCCCGGGCCCGGGCCGGGTGTCGATTCAGATTCCCTCGACCGGCGCATCGACCGGCAGAttgccgccgcgacggagttTCGGGGCAGGTTCAACGCGGCTACCCGCGTTCACGCCCGGGGTCAGTTTCCCGCGGAGGTTCCGTGGGTCGACTTCGTggattcgccgccgccggctgtgtcGAACCACCCGAACCGGTACTCGGCGGCTTTTCCGACCAACTCGACGgacgccctgcgcggcgtcgtcgtcaacgcgtcctttcgcggcgagctcggaaACGGCCCCGGCGTGGTTCGCGAGGCTTTTcagctcgccgccaccgcgctcctgtgcgacgaggaccgcgcgTTGTTCCGCCCGTGGCCCGgaggcgtcggaggaggTTTGGAGGAGTCGGGCGGCGAAGAAAACGGTCAAAGAAACGCCTGCGTTTGGTACCACGTCGACCCGAcgtgcgcggtgggcgaGTCGCCGCTGACGTGGCGTTTCGTCGGCAGGTTCATTGGCCTGTGCATCACGTCCGGGTGCCACGTGCGCATGCCGCTGGTGCCGTGGCTGTGGGATCAGCTGctgcacggcgcggacggcggcttGGCTCGTTCGAAAGACGGGTACGTTCCGGGCTTTGTCGACCCGACGGATCGGTTCGTGGGCGAGAAACTCGGCGAGGTGGCCAACCGCGTCGGGGGGGTCGTCGCGAGATCGGgtgtcgagggtgccgagggtgccgagggtgccgagggtgccgagggtaCCAAGCTGCCGGCGATTTCGCGgatcaaggcggcgaaggagaggctcgagagacgcggcgggacgacggacgcgaggtgGCTTCGGACGGACGACTCGACGAGAACCGACGAGAACCTGGGAGAATTCGAGCTGGAATTCGAGCtggaagaaggagaagaggaggatcgcgcgacgtacctgcgcgcgctcgagcgggtGCTGTCCATCGCCCCCGGcccgcacggcgacgccgccgccctcagGTGGCTCGACCTCATGGCCGAGGTGGAGCCCGAGTTTCATCGCTCGCTTCTCGACCTCCTCCGCTACCCGATCGCCTCGGAGCGCAACGCGTGGGCGGTGAACATGCTGACgttcacgcgcgacgcgtccaccgccggcgacgggggcgaaaACCCGGAAGGCGAAGAACCGACTTTTCGAACCGTCGAGCTCatcccgggcggcgcgggcgtcgaggtgacGGACGCGAACAAGGCGAggtacgtcgcggcgctggtgcgtcaccgcgcgacgcgttcgcgcggcgcgtccacgctCAGGGCTGTGCGATTGATGCGCGAGggtctcgacgacgtcgtcccccTTCGCGCGCTTCGAGCGTTTTCGTCCCACGATTTGCGCAGGCTTGTgtgcggcgtggacgagctgtgcccgcgggcgtggcgcgccgcgacgtcgcacaCGGACTTTGGCGCGtggtccgcgagcgcgtcggtgcaGGGGGGCGTGGTGGGAAACGGGCCGAacggcggggcgagcggcgggccgggcggcgagcccgccATCGTCGGTTGGTTTTGGCGATGCGTCGAGCGGCTATGCGCCGAGCGGCGAAGGGCGCTGCTGCAATTTTGGACGGGAGCGTCTGCGCTGGGGCCGACGGGGTTCGCCGGTTGCGAGTTTCGTCTCACGCTGGCGCGCCACCTGCGGCCGGAGTCGCTGCCGGAGTCGCAGACGTGCTCGAGGACCATCAAGCTGGCGGAGTACCGGTCGTTTGAGCAGATGCGGAGCAAGCTGATGATGGCGCTGGATTTTGGCGCAGCCGGTTTCGCGTTTGCGTGA